The Sphingosinicellaceae bacterium genome includes the window AGCCAGAAGATCGGGTCCTGCCCGGCGGTGTTGAAGCTCGACATCCAGCCGCCGACCGAGACGTGGACCGAGCCGTGTGGTGAGCCCTCGAGGCTGCCGGTGAAGCCGTTGTAGTTGGTCACCGCCAGCGCCGCGGTCGGTGATACCGCGCTCGCCGGGATCAGCGCGCCGGCGTTGATGCCGTTTGCGCGCTGGCTGACGAACAGCGAATTGCCCGCGGTATTGGCGCGGAACGGGGCCGGCACGGCGCGGTCGGCGGTCCAGTTCCAGAACGGCAGCATAAGCGTCGGCGACCCGCTGGCGGCGCGCAGGATGCGCTCGAAATAATAGAGGTAGAAGCGGTGCCAGCTGAGGAAATGCAGCGAGCCGTGCTCGCAGGTGCCCCACAGCGGCCGCTGCGGGTTGAGGTTACTGCCGTGGATACCGGCCTGGTACAGCCAGCTCGTCGGGTCGTCGAGCTTGCGGGATTGCATGACGGTGATGCCGTGGCGAAGCGCATCGAGCTGCGCCGGCGTCAGGCTGTCGATGTTCGGACGCGTCCGGCACACGCGCTTCAGAATGGCCGGGTTCAGGGTGGCGGTCGGGCTGAGCCGTCCGGTCGCCAGCTGTTCCGATGGCGGCGCGCCCAGCACACGCGTGCCGGCGCCGGCCGCGAGCGCGGTCGCGCCGGCCTTGATGATGAAATCCCTGCGGTCCACGGCTTCGCTCCCCGACCGCGCCGGCCCGCCCGCTTTGGGGCTGCGACGACGCATCTGCATGGGGCACACGGTGTTCCGCACTGCCCGGGTTGCGACCGTATGGCGACACTACATGGACCGGCCGGGTAAGGAACTGGTTAAGTTTGCGGCCGGCGGCCCAGGGTGGAGCTTGACCGCGTGGCATCGCACGCGCCAAACCCTGGACATCTGCACCGCAACATCGATCGGGCGGCAGCGATGAAGGACATCTTCCCAGGGGGTGATCAGGCGGAGCAGCCCAAGCCGGGCCGCAACCTCACGCGGAGTATGCTCGACGTCATCGGACGGGCGATCGTTACCGGTCACTACGGCGAGCTGCCGTTCCCGACCGAGGCCGAGCTGTCGCTTCGACACGGCGTCAGCCGCTCGGTGACCCGCGAGGCCGTCAAGATGCTGACCGCCAAGGGTCTCGTCAGCGCGCGCCCGCGGGCCGGCACGAGGGTCCAGCCGGCGACCGCGTGGAACCTGTTCGATCCCGACGTTCTGCGCTGGTTGCTCGAGCGCCAGTTCTCGGTCGGGCTGCTGCGCTATTTCAACCAGTTGCGCATTGCCATCGAGCCCGAGGCCGCGGCACTGGCGGCACGCTTCGCCGAACCTGCCGACCTCAGGCGCATCGCCGCCGGCCTGTCGCGCATGGCGGCGGCGGAGCGTGGCGAGGACAATACCCTCGAGGCCGACATCGCCTTCCACGTCGCAGTCCTGTCGGCGTCGAAGAACCCCTTCTACGTCCAGTTCCGGGACCTCGTTGCGACCGCGCTCCGGACCTCGATCCTGTACACCGACCGCATCAAGGGCCGCTCGGCGAGCCTTGCCGACCACGCCGCTGTCGAACGCGCGATCGCTGCACACGACCCCGACGCCGCCCGCGCCGCGATGCGCACCCTGATCGGCGACGTCCTCGAGCTGATCGAGTCGAACGAAGCGGACGTCGGCTAGTCGAGAGTCGGAGGATGAGCGGAAGTTGGCTCCGCAGAGGCTGTAACCAGCGCTGTCCTACACATCACCTGCCTGGTACAATCTGCTTCGCGGAAGTCACGGTCGTCTGATCCCTCGTGCTGCTGGAGGCTGATTTACCGTGTTTATCCAGACACTTATGAAACACTACGCCACTTGGTAGCCCAAAAACGACAGAGGCGGCAGGGTGCTAACTCTGACAACTCTCGTTCATGTTCGTCACTCGGCTGCGCCATACTCAGCGCGCTCCGAACTTGTAGACGATGACGTTGCGGTAGGTCTGGCCGGGCTCGAGCCGCGCCGATCCGAACGCCGGCTGGTTGGGTGTATCGGGGAACAGTTGTGGTTCGAAAACCAGTGCGTCACCCTGCCGGTAAAGGTTGCCCGACTTGCCGATGACGGTGCCGTCGAGGAAGTTGCCCGAGTAGAACTGCAGCCCCGGCTGGTTCGACCACAGCGCGAAGCGACGTCCCGACACCGGCTCGCTGACCGTCGCCATCAGGTGGTTGGCGGGCGTCGGCGTCGGTCCGATCACCCAGTTGTGGTCGTAGCCGCGACCGAGGACGATCTGCTGGTCGTGGCCGTCGCGGACCCCATTACCGACAGCACGCGGTGTGCGGAAGTCGAACACGGTGCCGGCAACCGGCTTCAGCTCGCCGGTCGGGATAAGCGTCGCGTCGACGGGCGTGAAGCTGTCGGCGGGGATGGTCACGAGGTGCCCCATCGCGCCGCCGGCCGAGCCCTCGCCGCCGAGGTTCCAGTACGCGTGGCTGGTGATGTTGACGATCGTCGGCCGGTCGGTGGTGGCGCGGTACTCGATGGTCAGCACGCTCGCCTCGTCGAGCGAATAGACTGCGTCCACGGTCAAGGTGCCGGGAAAGCCCTGGTCGCCGTCGCGGCTGACGTGGCGCAAGGTGACCGAGGCGGTCGGGCCCGACGTCACGCCGACGACGTCCCACAACACCTTGTCGAACCCGACCGTGCCGCCGTGAAGCGAGTTCGGGCCGTCGTTGACGGGCGCTTGGTAGCTGGTGCCATCGAGAGTGAACCTGCCCTTGGCGATGCGATTGGCGAAGCGCCCGACGGTCGCGCCGAAGTACGACGGCTTGGCGAGATACCCCGCCATGTCCGCGCAGCCGAGCGCGACATCGGCCCGGCTGCCGTCCCGCCCCGGCAACACCACCGCCTGCAATGTCGCGCCCCAGGCGATCACTGTCACCGCGACGCCCGCCTGGTTGGTCAGCGTCACCGCCGCGACCGGACGTCCGTCGGCCAACGCTCCGAAGGTCGACGTCGACGCGTCCACGCTCCCCACCGCCGAGCCCGCCGACGCCGTACCGACCCGTCCGTCCATCGCTCGCGACACCCTTCCCAACACTCCGACCACTATCGCCCCGATACCGGGCGGAGCAACCGGCCGTAAGCGTGTCATTGCAGCCACCGCGAACCAGTCTTTTTCGCCGCATGTAACGACGGGGTATTCTTCTGCTATGCACCGCACTTGGACGTGGGGGCACGGATGTTTGGTTGGAACGGTGCACGTTCTTCGGCGGGCGCATTGGCGTCCGTGGGCACGTGGGCAACGGACTGGTTGATGCAGGCGGGTCCCGAGAATGGGCCGGCGATCCGGCAACGCATCACCAGCGAACTGCATCAGGCGGTGCCGATCTTCGGCGGCGGCGGCATCAGCACGGTGGCCGTAGCGGTCACGCTGGCGCAGCAACTCGGTCATCCGTTGCTCGTCGCGTGGGCCGCCAGCGAGGCCTTGCTAATGGCGGCGCGACTGGTGCTGACATGGCTAGGACGGCGTCCGGCGCGCACCGGCCTGCCGTGGACGCCGAAAGGCCTGCTGATCCTTGAGATTGCCGGCGCGGCGAGCGTCGGATTTGGCACCACGGCGGCAATCCTGACCGGCCAATGGATGGGTATCGTGATCGGCTGGATGTCGGCCACGGCATTCGCCGGCGAGACCTGTGTCCGCAACCTTGGCACCCTGCGGCTGGTCACGACCATGTTATGCCTCGGCGCGGCTCCGCCGATCGCCGCGTGCCTGTTCACCGGAGTGCCTCTCCTCCAGATCGCGGGGGTGCTGACGGCAGTCTACACCGCCCGGATGATCTTCTCCGCGACGCGGCTGAGCAGCGTGCTGGTGGATACGATGCGCGCCGAGCGCGAGAACGATCATCGCGCCCGCCATGACAAGCTCACCGGCCTGCTCAACCGTGCCGGCCTCGAGCGCGAGATCGAGCTTATGCGCAATGATCACCCGCGGACCAACCTGACCTTGTTCTTCATCGACCTCGACAGCTTCAAACTGGTCAACGACACCCACGGCCACGACACCGGCGACCAGTTACTGCGCGCCGTTGCCGAGCAGTTGCTGGAGCTGGTCGGGGCGCGGGACATCGTCGCACGCATCGGCGGCGACGAATTTGTAGTCGTGACTGCACTGAAACTCGTCGAGCCTACAGAATTCGGGCGCGCGATCCTGTCTGCGATCAACTCCGCTCAACACGAAGTCAGCCTCAGCCGCACGACCGTCACTGCAAGCATCGGAGTAGCTCAAACGACAGTCGATGGCAGCGAGCTCGCCGACTTGATGAAGGCAGCCGACCTGCAGCTGTATCACGCCAAACATGCCGGCGGGTCGCGCTGCATGGTTGCGGACATCGACGCCGCCTGAGGCGTGCACCGCTGTTGGCAACGCGGCTCGAATTACACTCCCGGGATCGCCTGATGCCCAGATCGTGCAGTGCGGCCTGGGCTAGCTAAGACCTCGCTTAGGGACCGCTCCCCGCAAACAACGTCCTCGACTTGCGAAGCCTACACCCGACAGGGGCATCGCGACAAAAAAGCGGCAAGCACACTGATTCGATCCGGCCAGGATCGAGTCTAAAGCACTGCCATCTGGAACCATGTCCAAATAAAAGAACGCACGCAGTTATTGCATGCGCACTACAATGTCCGCCAACACAGCTAGATTGCTCGCTGGCGTACCGATCAACACGGTACGCCAACCACCAGAACAGCTGGCAAGCACGCCAACCCGAATCGCTTACCCGTCGAAACGGCGGTTCGGACACAACGATCCCCCGGAAATCGGGCGAAAATTATGCAATCACAAATAAAGCCACGGTATGCCGCAGAAATAAATGCGCGACAAAACGCTAGAGTTAACTATTGTTAATCATTCGGCCACGGCTTCAGACGTTAGATCAGAACTGAAACGATCAGCTGACCGGACGGATATCGCCACCCGAGTGCGAGTCAGTGGTGAAGCCGAAGAAACGAGCGATAAGATCGAGCATGTAAGCCTCCGCGAGACAACCAAACGTCGTCAGCGGTCGGTTAGCATGCCGAACGCGACCGCGCAAGCGCCCGCACACAGATTTTTGGAATTTTTTTTCGATCCGCTCGTGTCAGAGGCGGATCGGGCACGACGAAATTCCATCACTGCCAGTGCTGGCCAATTGCTGGCTCTCGTTAAAAACAGTCAATCCCGAAGACTAGTTCATCACGGGTCGTCATTTCGCTCCTAAACTTATCAATCCATGATAACTTCACAGCCGCAATCAAACATAATACTTCGAAATATAAACCTAATCATCACGACTAGCTCACGTCGTTTAACTTGGGTTTAGGAAAATCATTTAGCATCGACGTCAGCCGAGACCTTCAAGTCGTTACTTTGTCGATATTGGTCTACAAGTTCAGAGCCACTGTCTAGATTTTCCGGAAACTATTGGTAAGGGAAAATGACTGCAAATATCCGCTTACTGGCAACCTTTGTGAACGCGCTAATTTTACTAGTACAGATGATTCTGGTAATGCCGTCCTTCGCAGAATGGCTGAGCAAATGATTACCTACGCGATCGTGATAACGCTTTGTGGCTTGGCATGGGCCCTGCTGTATCGTCTGGTTCCTGACCGGGGCACGGGGGAGCCGGTGATCAGCTCGCCGTCGGCCGATCAGCGGCGCTTGCTTCGCGACCTGCCGGTGGCCCTCACCAACGGCGAGATTTTCCTCGTCTATCAGCCCAAGTTGCGGCTTCGGAATGGTGAGGTCGATGGGGTCGAAGCGCTGGTGCGCTGGA containing:
- a CDS encoding GGDEF domain-containing protein, translated to MQAGPENGPAIRQRITSELHQAVPIFGGGGISTVAVAVTLAQQLGHPLLVAWAASEALLMAARLVLTWLGRRPARTGLPWTPKGLLILEIAGAASVGFGTTAAILTGQWMGIVIGWMSATAFAGETCVRNLGTLRLVTTMLCLGAAPPIAACLFTGVPLLQIAGVLTAVYTARMIFSATRLSSVLVDTMRAERENDHRARHDKLTGLLNRAGLEREIELMRNDHPRTNLTLFFIDLDSFKLVNDTHGHDTGDQLLRAVAEQLLELVGARDIVARIGGDEFVVVTALKLVEPTEFGRAILSAINSAQHEVSLSRTTVTASIGVAQTTVDGSELADLMKAADLQLYHAKHAGGSRCMVADIDAA
- a CDS encoding FadR family transcriptional regulator — protein: MKDIFPGGDQAEQPKPGRNLTRSMLDVIGRAIVTGHYGELPFPTEAELSLRHGVSRSVTREAVKMLTAKGLVSARPRAGTRVQPATAWNLFDPDVLRWLLERQFSVGLLRYFNQLRIAIEPEAAALAARFAEPADLRRIAAGLSRMAAAERGEDNTLEADIAFHVAVLSASKNPFYVQFRDLVATALRTSILYTDRIKGRSASLADHAAVERAIAAHDPDAARAAMRTLIGDVLELIESNEADVG
- a CDS encoding galactose mutarotase, with protein sequence MDGRVGTASAGSAVGSVDASTSTFGALADGRPVAAVTLTNQAGVAVTVIAWGATLQAVVLPGRDGSRADVALGCADMAGYLAKPSYFGATVGRFANRIAKGRFTLDGTSYQAPVNDGPNSLHGGTVGFDKVLWDVVGVTSGPTASVTLRHVSRDGDQGFPGTLTVDAVYSLDEASVLTIEYRATTDRPTIVNITSHAYWNLGGEGSAGGAMGHLVTIPADSFTPVDATLIPTGELKPVAGTVFDFRTPRAVGNGVRDGHDQQIVLGRGYDHNWVIGPTPTPANHLMATVSEPVSGRRFALWSNQPGLQFYSGNFLDGTVIGKSGNLYRQGDALVFEPQLFPDTPNQPAFGSARLEPGQTYRNVIVYKFGAR